A region of the Myripristis murdjan chromosome 10, fMyrMur1.1, whole genome shotgun sequence genome:
CGTCATACCATTCCCAAGTCAATTGTGCCAGTGCCCATCTTGTTTCCTTTCATATCTCCCCTCCTCAAGTAAAGTGTCGCTTGTGCACGGTTATCATTAACAACCATAACCTCTTGGCGATGTAGATTAATATAACGGATTAATGCGTCGAGGCGCGTGTCACAAATTGATATCACCAAACACAATATACTCTCTTGCTTCCGCATCATTCTACATAATACATTGTTGCGTTCAGTGTCATTATATGGGATTATTCAGTAGCGAGGTTTAAAGACAATCTCTGATTCGGGCAcagcttttttgtcattttttcagaTGTATCCTATTTATTTTCGAgcctttattttgtttcctGTAGCTCACAGATGGGGGCGCAGTCGACCTGCTTTGTTGGGGTCTCAAATTTTCATGCAACCTCCCCTACATCACCACAAACCCGTGGCTGCAAACCCCCAAACCCCCCGTCGTTATTCTGCACGGTTGTGAATTAAATAGGGATTTGTGTAACAATGTGATCACCTCCCACTTCCCACGCAGGCAACGTAGCCTCACAACATCATCCGTGTTGTGTAGATTCGCCTTTACGCActggatgtgagtgtgtgttgcctgtttttttcttccccttaaTCGTTGTGGTTGCTGTTTGAAACACAGGTAGAGGAACATCTAGAACAATCCAGGTAGTGTGGCGGCCGGAGAGCTCCATGCTGAGGACGAGGAGCCGGCGATGCATCACCCTGCTCTACGCTTTTAGCCTCTTTACAGTGCTGCCTTGTCTAATCATGTTCAAGCAGCATTGTACAGGGCTATGACAGCATagagagctctgctgctggggCGCTGCGTTTCCTTGACCCCTTGGATGACAGCCAACAAATGACATCATCCATTAAAAAAATTCAGAGGAGCATTGCACGTTATCTTGTTTGTAATGTCGACATGACAGTGCTTTCGAGTCACTTGGTCACAATGTGCATGATGATTGATTGTGTTGTGAATTCAGAAGTGaatcctctctttctttctttctttttctttctttttttcttttcttttttttttttttttttttttttttttttttttttttttttgaaagggaGAGAGTATTCCCCTTGTAAGAGATTAAGTTCTCTCCCCAGTTTAAATTATTCAGTGGAAAGCCAACTGTATAAATCCCTTAGAAGCCAATACATTATTGAACTGAGTAGCAACACTGCATGCTGTTTTCTGTGAATGATATATGGCAAATCAGATTCTTTGTAAGCAGCGATATACAATTAAAGTGGTTATATATTTCTTGATTCTTGTGTTTTATCTTAAatgtttccagtttttttttttttttttttttttaagtttggtGAAATGATTAATGATACACTATGCTCCTCTGTGAGCAAAGGTCCAGTTTCATGCCTTGTACAGCCTGCAAGCTGAGCCTTTgactttccctctctgtcctgtcgCTCAGTTATCCTTAGCTCCGTCTGATATGGGATTAGTGATGAGAGCATTGTTAATAAGGGATCCTTCTCGCTACTAATTAGCCAACAAGCTTAAATTCAATAGAGACTATGGCAGCTCAGCAGATAGACCAGTGTGCAGTGTTAGGTGGAGAATTTTCAAGTTAAAGTTTGACACATCCTAATGGGCTAATCCTGCCAAGAGAAAGTAACAAGACATCTCCTTTAGATCATGCAGAATTAACACTTCTGCACCTTAATCACAGAGTTACAAGCACACTCACAGTAATATTAGCAAAACCACAAATCATATTCAGTGATTTTATTACAAATGATGTTTTATAGACAATGCCCATGGAAGAAAAGccatggtctgtgtgtgtgtgcagcattaaTTCACTGACTCAGGTGCAGTCCATTACTGGGCCCTGTGTAAAGTCAAGGAAGGGTGTTGGGTCAGGCACTTAACATCCTCACTGGCTGCAGCTCAGACACGGCTGCAGGCCGTTCTCATTGCAGGAAGTGCACTTGAGGGCTTTGAAGGAATCCGTGAAGCAGTTGCGAAACACGGACATCTTGCTGCCATGGCACATTGGGCATGGGATGAAGGCAAAGCCCCCACAGGTCTGGCACGTGTGGGGGTGCTGCACcctctagagagagagagtttcatATAGATAATTTTATTATGGATACAATAAGATATCTATGTTTACAAAAAGTGACACCTGATCTTACTGAAAGACCTACAGCACACAGCTGGAGCAAatgctgatatatatatatatatatatatatatatatatatataaattaatttGCCACTTAATTCCTTAGTTGAACAGTTTTTCATTCCATAATAGGAATGTTTTGGAGTAGGACTCGGTGCCTGTTACTATCCCACTTTCAAAATGATTAGTGTGTGTATGACCTTTCCGGGCCACATACTTTTTTAATAGCCAGCAGTGATTGGAGTGCATGACTGAAATGCCATCACACTGCTTTGTATTCTGTTATGAAGTTAGATCTAAACTCCAGATAATAGCAAAGGTCTGTGTAAAGGCCAGTGCTTGTATAACTAAAATGAATGTAGCTTGGTGTGAAATAGATTGCTTCACACAATCTCAGTTAGCACTATAGAGGGATGTGCTCTGCGTTGGTGTGTTTGAACAAATGTGTTGAGAGCAGAATCAATAACATGCGTTCCATTATTGATGGTGACTTATTGATGCGCATGCACCTTGTACATGGCAGTTCACTCATGTTTTATTGATGCTATGCGTGGGCACGGGAAATGATTGCCCCTATTTTCACTGTGCTCATCTCAGTGGCTTTAATCAAACAAGTGTGAATATATTATGACTTTATAATGAGCTGATGCTAATGTGTCACAGTGTAGATTGCATGATAAATCCAACAGAAAGCATATGAATTTGTGCTTATGAACACAGTACATCAGTAAACTATCCTTCAGAGCAAGCGGTTCACACAAAATTATCTATTTGATAGCAAACAATTATTAATGATATGATTTGAAAGGCAAACCCAGTGAGAACCTACCTCAATTTTTGTCAGAAGATCTTGAAGTTCTCCTGATTCATTCATATCTAGTATTTTCTCAGCACCCTGCAAAATGAGCTTTATGTCAGAAGTCAATATTTTCTGAGGCTCTCAGTGTAGTCAGACAAGGTATTAAGGCCAGATACTATTAGAGAGGTGTAAGAAGAACTAACCCCAAGGTAGTGTCCATCAATGAACACGACTGGTAATGAAGGAGGTTCTCCCACACGTTTGCACCGTTCCTCCAATTCCTTTACATACTCACTGTCCAGGGCAATGTTCTTCTCAGCAAACTTCACCCTGTGGTTCTGGAAAATCTTTCGGACCAGCTCACATCGCTCAAAGGTGGTCCTCACCACACGGAAGCTTGTAGTGTAGATCACTATCCGCCCAAATTCAAGAGCCACCTCTGGCTGGGGGGATAAAGAAgaactgatttgaaaaaaactggaaatgtcctctttcttttgtatttgtatgttttttgtttgtttgtttgtttgtttgtttgtttgtttgttttttttgtatttcttccCCATTTTTTCTCATATGTTTCTGTTAAACTGTGCAGAATATATCATCCCTCCCAGGTTGCTGTAGACTGTGGTAAAACCATTTTAACATATGTGGGTGTAAGACTGAGAAAAACATGGCAGAAGTAGGTGTTAAATTTGACACATACTtgtggtagtagtggtattaACACCAAGAATGCAGCTGCTAATATAGTGTAATATAGTATATTACCACGATTCTGTTTTCTTAAGCCCATGTGCCTATCAGCTTCACCCTCAAAGTTATAATTCCATTTAAAACCCTTCAGCAAAATTGTCTAGTCTATATTAAGGCTTTTTATTTGCTTAATAATATGATGCAAAGACATATTTTCTTCAATTTGACCCTCTACATTCTCTGTGCACTGGTGCTCTCAGACCAAAAGTTAACCAAGGATAACAAACAGATCTTTGTTCAGGGAAACTAGAAAGCGAAGTGCTGAGAATTCATTAACCTGATTAGCTTCTCTTGAAACACTTAACGAAATGCATCATTAATCTTTAATTTCACGGTGACCTTGTCCTCTTTTGTGTGCCTtcatcacagtcacacatcTATATGTTGCTGTAACTGTAACTAGACTTCAGTCGGAGAACAGGGACAACACTCTGATTTGAAGTAACATTGATATCGTACAAGCAATTATGTTATTGCACTGACAAACAAGTTATAGCAATACATCCAATGATGAGATAAAATCGGGGCCAGTGAAATGTACTTACAACAGTGGATTTGGGGAGATTTTCAAACAACGCTTGACCTGCGCTAACTTTGTGCTTGACGCCCCTCACAGTTCCATTTTTGCTCAGTATGTTGACCCGTTTTGTGGTGAACATCCGGTCCTTGGTGGCCCCTGCGTACATAAGCAAATCATCAGGCTCACTCTCACTGTCATCCAGCTCGGACCCCAGGAAACCATACAGGTGTCCGTTTGCATCTCCGCTTGTAGAGGGGGTGCTGGCCCGGTCAGCGTCCGAACTGCTGGTGCAGTCTGAATCCAAGGAGTCCGAAGGCCCCTCATCCTTGAACATCTCCTTCAGGACCCGGCCGCTGCTCCCTGAAGCCACGCGGAACCTCACCCGCTTTGGTGGCTTCTCCTCTCCCGCCATCAACATCGTCCCCTCCATTGGAAATCCTCTGGCAGATTACATGGCCCAGAACCCTGCCGTCCAGTCCCTTCCTTCTCATTCAGAACTAGACATGAAGCTCAGACAagctatttttttctcatggatTACGAGACTGTTTAATCCTCACAGTTTGAACACTTCTAAAAACAACTGAGAGCCTAAGCTGCCTTACAGTCAGAGTCACACAGGCATTAAATAATACATGCATTTCTACCATGGTAACCAAGCAAGCTAATCTCAAGTAAACTGATAGTTGTCTTTGAATTATTGATCACAATTTATGCAGTTTTCACCAAAGAGTTTTAATGGCTTGACTTCATGTGGTTGATTCAAACAAACGCTCTTTCCTATTAGGATTGGAAGTTCATGCTGTGAGACAACATCAATTTGACACTCCTCTCCTACAGGTTAAGATTGTTGGGGACATTTGAGAGTGAAACCTTAGTAACAAGAAGTAGGATAAATAATTCTGCCAATTTCTACCATACAGCCATCCAGATTTAAATATGGCAAGATATATTTGTTCAAAAATCTTTATGTGTGCAACATCAACATAAGTCTACTACAACTTCTAACAATTCAACATTCATATCAGCTAAACTTGCAATGTCTTTGGGAATGTctcttctctgttgttgttgttgttgctctgtaTTCACTGTATTCAGAATTTTGTGTTAAGTGCGTCCTCTCATAAGTGTGTTCTGACATCTTGCACACACtattcaaatgaatgaatgacataTAGGGACATCCATCCTTTTGTCTCCACTGGTTGCAGTTCCCTCCTCTTGCGTGCTGCTGTTACACCTGACATGGAGGAGGGTGAGAGTGCAGGTGTTCACCGTCCAGCCAGCTAACACAGCAGAAGAGGACCAGACCATATAATGTGTCACAGCTACACAATACAACATCGTGTCCACAGAGACAcctcagacagtttttttttgtgtgtcacagGTGATGAAGCAGCTACAGGGAAATGTGACACATAAGCTTATAGTGGTGACAGCAGCACTCTGTTTGAGTGGCAAAGTTTGGCCTCTGAAGTAAGTGCTGGCTCTTCCTCCTGCACCCTGGCCTCACCTGCCCATGTAACCACGAGCTGATCAGGAGGGAAAACTCAGCGGGGAAAGTCTAATGTGCCAAATTAAGATTTATTGGCACCTTGAGGCTGTAATAGCTTGAGCTTGGCTGCGGTGCCAAGTCCTATTGATCCAAAGTGACACCAACTGTCTTTTTAAACTCCCTTTTATTATGAGGCTATTACAACAGCTATTACAATATGGCTTGTGCAGGGTCATTATGTATTATTGCTAGTAAGGGCCAATATTAAAGGCATGGATGCCAGCAAGGCTCCTAGACTTTGAAATAAACTGCAGAGGAGCTTTCCTGCTTTATACATCTGAGAAATGATCTTTCAGCCTAATCAGCTTTTCTTGACTTCCCTCTTTGTTTTACTTGTGTTTCTTGCTCTGCTTGTAttgatttttgtcttcattgttgaccttaagtttttatttttctcccctGTAAAGCACTTTCTGTATGGCCAAAAATCATAGGCTGCTGATGTTACAAATTAGGGCTCAATTTATAGTGGTTTACAAGTTACAAGTTGTAACAAATACCTCAGTTGGCCAACGGGGAACTAATGGCAATTCCTCTGTTCCTGATTCAACTTTTAGGCGGTTATGTGGCAGCAAATTtgcatctgcttcctaaatTTAGTGAAAAGACCCAGAcatatttttctcattgttTGAACGGGTAACAGATTCACAAGTTTGGGCTGACACTGATTACGCTTACAACAGGTAAAGCTCAGGAGGTATATACTGACTCTATGGCATATCACTTGAATCCTATTACAATATGAGTTCTATGATATTGTACTATATGAcataatatgatatgatatatgtTATGTGATACAATATGAGGTAATGCAATATGATATCATTAAACCACAGTGACTAGAATATCTTGGCTCTGGTAGATTGCAGCGTGCACACTATGGGACAAATGAGCAGTCATCGCCTGTTAAAtcaaaatacaatataatgtGCTTATTATTGTGCTTTTATAATGACATTATACACAGATATGGTGTTTATACAACAgactttcatttttgtttttgctttaagTTGCATTATAGCTTGTATTCCTGGAGAATCGGTTGCTCAAGTATCCCTCCCCCATACATGTTATCACCTCCCTTCAGCTAACTTCCTCAACTGTCTTACTCCAACAAAAGGCTTCCCATGAAGAGAGCTGCAGTGGCACTAGATGAGTAAAGATGAAACATTACATGAAAATatgctctgtgttttgttcaAGATCATGTTTAGCATCATATAAAGCCAGGGCATGCTGTTATCTATATGCAgttcagtgaaacacacaccatGCTGAGTCAAGGAGCCATTTTATCTTACTTTGGCACATTCAGACAAGACTTCACTGTGACGGTGACAGTCTGTTCAACCTAAAGAGCTTATCTCTCAGCCCTGCTCATCAGTGGTGCTAATGTATCTTTGCCAGCCATCTCAACTGCTATTAAAAAAGCCATTTGAAAAGATAATGGCTTGGTTAATGCTCTTTAATTTCATTGCTGCTTCACAAGTCTTTTCTGCTATAagtgagaaggaaaaaaaagcctgacaGACACGTtgacaaatgtttttaattttgtctggCTTGAATATGCAAATGTACTTCTACAGTGTCACTGTGATGTGATCATTTCGCATGCAGCTGATCCACACCATATTTTTTGTCTAAGATTGGTCTTTGTAATAGGAAAGCATCAGATTGATCTCTTCATAACTAGAGCTTACATGAAAATTGTACTGAGTGTCTGGCTGGTATGGATAATATCCCTTTTGTTACAGGGGAGATTGACAAGATGATTTACAAATATTAATTAACCCTTGAGAACAGGATTTAGGTAACAGGAATAAAACGACTCCACAGTGATACATCATTTGTGATTAGTTGGCCATCAGACAAGCTCATCCTACCTGACTACAGATTAACATCCACAAGGGGGCACACTGCAATTCACTTACAGCTAAATGTCACACTGGCCTATCCCTCCCTCAAGAACTATACACTATAGGGATGTAGAATGCAGCTAGAAGCCTGATGGCTGCATCAGTGATCACTGTcccatcatgaaaaaaaatcatttgaaccACATGAACAGTAGCAGGAACTGAGCCCAAAAAGAACCATccagttcattttcatgaaGTGAACTTAGCCTCACAGGGATTGCAGCCAGAGCTCATAACATTGTGTGGTTGATTCCTGCTGGGAAAACTAATGAATAGCTTTAAGCTCAGTCCTCCAGGCTTGAAGACTCTCCACACCATGTGTCTTTTATATTAGTTCAGCGCAGTTCCTGacatttactgtttattttttttcttttatgtgatGATGGCGATGTCTGTGAAATTAGAGACAACATCTAACAAAGTGAAGAATAAAAGGGCTTTTAATAAGGACATTTCTGTGACACAATTTATTTGTGTCTAGAGCTTAAAGAAATGCCACGCGTTAACATCTTTGTGGTACAGGTCACTCCATAGTGCGCTGGCACAGAGCTGACATTTATCCGGGTTGTTACAGAATAAGGATCACACAAAGACTTCATCGATAAGGCACAGTGGTTTGAGTGGTTAGACaaatgctgctctgctgttgggGCCTGAGGACAGGAGCAGGCCTTCTGATTTCTCAGAACACTGGACCCTTGACCGTGGCTGGAGGCAAAACCGCATCAAAACAATAGCAGTGATCCAGCTAAAAATGCAATAGGACATGACTTTACTTCACAAAAACGTATCAAAACATTTTGCTTGAATAAGACTGTTTGCCCTCAATGTGTATAGTATCTGTATCCAAAATCTTTTTGACAGCAGCAATATTCTCACTGAATATTAACAGGCAGTGTTCTCTGATGATACTGAATACTGTATGGGCCTACACACTATCAAAACTATCCTTCTCTAAGCAGCTTTTTTGGTTAATGAGGCAAAGAATGATTTACAGACTAAGTCCTATAATCCAATCTTTCATGCTGCAAGATACTAAAAGCTATTTttagaataataaaatgcatcatAAAACTTATTTTGTTATGAATGTCTAATATTACAGccatgaacaaaaaaacatcaacgaTTTTGAAGCACTATCAGAGCTATGACTTGATTCTTCAGTATTACAGCAAGCTGAAATGTATATTTACAATGTAAAAGCATATGAATGAACAAAAGTGGTGCAAGTGAATATCAGTGAAATCTTTGTAGGTAACTCTGATAaaagaacagcaacaacaacaacaataaaatgtgtgcaGCTTGTAATCAGCAAAGATTTTGACAGGGGTAGAGACTTAGATGGGCAGATGAGTTAGTCATTATTTAGACTGATATGCTGTGAAACACAAAACCTTTGCACACATAATCGGAGAGGCAGGCTTCTTGTCACTGTTGCCTAGCAACCGTGGGAGCTACAGACCCAAATCCCTGTGGTGGCGTGCTGATGTTGAATTaggtggagagagggaaagaaaggaaatctTTGGAAAAGATCCATCTCTGGCAGGCACTGGAGAGGCTGTGTAGTTAAGTATAGATGTTGAAGTATTCTTATTTTTGGATATGCCTGCTCGTAATCTCCTGTGTATCTGAACCCTCCAGCTTCTAGGTGAGAAGAGGACCAGCAATTGCATACACCATTTCAAATAGCattgaaaatatttatatattattagtGGGAATTTACCTGAGCCTCTTGAAGCCAAGGAGATGTGAACACTGATTTGTCCTCTGATGCTAAAtttgtctgcctctgctgcactgctcacacacaaagcctacaaattattttatgcatttccACAGACCAAGGATATATTCTCGTCTTTCCCTAATCCCCGCAACAATTAACATATCACAGTTTTTACAGGAAATGGGAATCCAGATAATCAGGGTTCTGACTCAGTCTTAATGGAGGATGTAATGCTGACAGAATGTGGAATAAGTctgcattaaaataacaaaggacattataaaaatgcatgaacacaGCTCAAGACATAAGCATTACCTTGATGAGAACTACTGCCAGCAAAATATAGACATTGCATAACTGTGGAGTAAATGTATCACTGCAGTTCTCTGAGGCAACTgcagtggtgctgctgctgtacgaATGTTGTCTCCAGAGTGATTTGCATTTCAACTGCAGTGAGAGAACCATTTGATTTACTGTAGGTTCAACGGCCAAACGAATTGCAACAGCCAAAGGAGTCACACCTCTTCTTACTTTGCATGGATATTGCTGTTTCACTTCctctgttttgtatttcctcTATTGTGTGTCTGAAGGTTCGTGCTAGTGCAGATTCATGACTAGAGAGCGACATACTGATGAGGGATTTAAAGGAAATTGGAGCTCCAGTAAGTCACCCTGGATTAGATCTCATGCTGAGCTCGTCTCTAGACAATAATCACATAATAACATGTGACTGATACCACAAAGTGTGTCTGGCTGGCGTAAGTCCCTTGTTTTGGTCAGTAGTTGTGTGAAAAACTATACAAAAATACTTGGTTTTGCTCAAGCTGtcaaataaaaggaaagaaaggggaagcaacatcaacaacaacaaaaagataaaaaaacaaaaaaacaaaaggaaaagcatgcaaaatcaaAACTAAGATTTGGATGTGTATTATGTCCAAATCCAGATCCAGCTGGAAAAGTggactcagtagagtgcagatctgcaCTTACCTCTCCTTTTCTGAACTGTAGGTCACCctgtgtgctgagcaaaactcaggagagactcagcagccattTGTATTGTCAAACACTTCCCAAATTACAGACTGAACTACTGCATGATTCAAGTATaatacagaacagaacagaacagaaaatataCCATGAGAgagcaaaagcagaaaaaataaatgtttcgcaaaggttttgaatcaccacaaccatgaGATCCTTTTAATTATACAGCCATAACTGTGCATGAATTTAGGCTGATAGGCACAATAGTTTCCAAGATTagttgaggacacacacacacacacacacacacacacacaggagcaaacacatgatctcctccaggctgctgaatggcagagagaaaaacacccaTACACCCCAACACTTCCCTGTAAGCAACAGGGCAACAGCCATGACGTCTGGTCAAAGTGTCTATGAGGGAGAAATCAGCCTTACCCTCTCACTCTATGCCTCTctctccatatatatatatatatatatatatatatatatatatatatatatatatatatatatatatatatatatatatattatttgcatgttttttatatatacatgtatggCTAGAtaaacacccccccaccccacccacccacaccacacacacacacacacacatactatgcACGGGTATAGTAACACCCTCCCAAAAAAGAAAGCAACCTTAAAACCTTACAATGAATGCTTCACGTGACATATTGGTCAGTGTTTTTACTCCATAGAAAGGCCAGTTCATGCTGTTATTTCCTCAAGTTTACGATTAAAAATCTCCATTTATATCGACAATTCACTAAGAATTGCTCCTATACTACCGTACTGTTGTTATTTCCTCAGCTCAAAGGCAGCGACTgcagtgggggtgggggtggtgagGTGGGGGGATGTGCGTTTACATCTGAAAGCGGTCCATTCCTTTTCAAAATCCAACACTTTGTGTCCTCTGCAGTCACAGGAACAACTATCATTCAAGCATTGTTTTTTGAATCCATGGCGtaattatgtttattatatttattagcCCCACCCCCCCGCTGTACAGATGGTACAGTCCATAACGTTAAGCGGCACTGTCCCCCTTATTTCAGTTTATGGGAGCTGAGAAACCAGAGCTCAGTGCTTGTGTTGTATTCCAGCCGCGTCTCGCCTCTTCCGTGTACAACAGGGATGCAGGGGGATCCGTGAAGTCGTGTTTTCACGGGCACGCTTTGTTATCAGGAAATGAGTGTTGATAAATCGCTTAAATCTGTTTATTTCCTACTTGTGAGCTGTTGAACACGGCGTTGTTGTGTGCACGAGAGGCGTCTGCGTTGAATGTACACTGGTTTTGAAAATCAGTTGACGGTTGAAAAGGAGTAGCCACCGGGAGCGCAATTAACGAGCCGCGGCTGTTTGACAGGTGCCATCGCCCGGCTCAGCGTGGAGAGATGCCGCCAGTCCAGAGGACGATGTCCGATCTTCGTTCGCGGGCGGAGGGTATGTAGACCTAATATTACTGCTTTCCATGTGTGGGAGAATGTTTGAAAATAATGTTTACGGTTAAATTGCCATTACCTCGTTAGTGCAAAGAGGGCCAGCTCTCTGGAACTAGTTGCTAGCTAGCTCTAAGTGGTTCCCAAACTGGAGTCTAGGCATCCCCCCGGGGGCCTTGTGAGGATTTCAGGCGTCTCCCAGCATAAAAAAGATTCAGTTAAATCTCGCCATTTAGCTCAGAAGAAGTTATCCCCACTACAGTGAGTGACTGTTGTGATAAGAGGCTTCACTTTCTCCGCTGTCAACTCCCCATCTGCAGTAGAGACTGATAAAAATCTTAGATGGGAATCCCCCAGGGACAAGCTTTATGGAATGGGTGTCTGTGGCCTACTTGATGAAAAAGCAGGCACCCATCCAGACTGAGACCAACTTTAGAGCCCACCTACAGCCCTGCCTGTCTAGCAGATGTAGTTACCTGCATCAcctgagacagagggagaagtgAAAAGGAATACCTTCATGTCGAGGCTCTTGTTTACAGTGACAGCTGGCACACGTCTTAAAGCCCAGAAAAAGTGCCCATCAAATGGCATGGAGCGTGGGTCTAATAATACACTCATTGTGATTCGGTTCTGACCCTCTACTCCTTCAATGCACCAGTAACTTTCCACTGCATCTCACTTGTGTTGTGCCAGCCAGAGAAAGAGGATGCAGCCAAATCACATACAGTAGCTCAGGTGAGCTCAATACAGAGGGAGAGATCTGTTTACCTAATACTAAGGACTGGAAAGGCTGCTTACTTAGCTCAGCTGATCCTCACAGTAGCTTGGGAGTGTTTaggtgtgtttgtttaattAAAGACTAGCTGCAAGTGACTATGGGTTGCTGAGGATTTTTAACTAGGTGAAGGCGCATAGTCTTGAAAGCAAAAAGGTTAAGTCACATCAAGGTTTATTTGTGCGGCAGAGCGGCCCAGTTGTTAATGACACCATCTCTCAGCCAGACCACCTGTGTTCAAGCCTTGTATTGACAAACATCTGCTCTGACCTCTCCATTAGGACAGAAATGTGCCTatggggatcagtaaagtaggGTTAAGCCAGTTTATCGGTTTACATATACATTGGGTaatatctgccttttttttttttttagaatattgGATATGAGTGTGTCCATGTGTTTCCTCTCTGATATGAAATAAGTTATTCTTAAAAAGATCTTTACTGTTTGACAGTGTCTTATTCAAACTTTTCAATAAGAAGGAATTTACTCTTGTAACAGTTCAATTTTAGTTACTTgttaattttctgattttacAGATATCAAATACTGATACAAACTATTGTTCATTGGCAGCTTcagaaaaaagttaaatattaaaaatattaattggTCAAACCAAACAGTAAAGTATTACATTAGTGTTACTAATGTTAATCTTTCCAATTTCCATTTCCCTGCAGACTGAATGAAATGGCG
Encoded here:
- the grxcr1a gene encoding glutaredoxin domain-containing cysteine-rich protein 1, giving the protein MEGTMLMAGEEKPPKRVRFRVASGSSGRVLKEMFKDEGPSDSLDSDCTSSSDADRASTPSTSGDANGHLYGFLGSELDDSESEPDDLLMYAGATKDRMFTTKRVNILSKNGTVRGVKHKVSAGQALFENLPKSTVPEVALEFGRIVIYTTSFRVVRTTFERCELVRKIFQNHRVKFAEKNIALDSEYVKELEERCKRVGEPPSLPVVFIDGHYLGGAEKILDMNESGELQDLLTKIERVQHPHTCQTCGGFAFIPCPMCHGSKMSVFRNCFTDSFKALKCTSCNENGLQPCLSCSQ